A segment of the Streptomyces rubradiris genome:
GTCGAGGTCGAAGATCACCACACTGCGCACCGGTACGCTCGCCATCAGGTCGCCGCCGCGGTCATGACCGGCCCGGCGGGCAGCAGCGGTGTCGCCGAGGCCGCGTACAGCGCCTCGATCGTGCCGACGATCCGCCGCACGCCCGCGATCGCGGATCCGCACGCCGACGGATCGGCGAGGTGGTCCCTGATGTCGTCGAGCTGACGGGAGTACTCGGCGCCGATCGGCTCGGTCGGGACCGTGATCTCGCTCGTCCGGCCCCGCCGGACGACGCTGAGCCGCGGCCGCGGCTCGCGATTGGGGCTGAAGCCGAAGGTGGACCGGAGCATCGCGGTGTCGTCACTCCCCTCGATCCGGATCTCGGTGACGTCATGGCTCGCCGCGTGCGTGGCCCAGCTGGCGCGAAGGCCCACCGACAGACCGCTGCCGGTGACCAGGAAGCCGCGCACGGTGTCCTCGACGTCCGCGTCGAGTTCCGGCACCGGCTGATCATGCCGCCAGGCCGCCGTCCAGCGCGGGTCGTTGACGTGGTCGTACGAGGTGGACGCGGCGGCCTGAACGAACGCCAACGGCCCGGCGACGGTCTCCAGGACATCGAGCAGATGCCATCCGAGGTCGAACAGCACCCCGCCGCCTGCCTCCGCCCGGCTGGTGAACCAGCCCTGGGACCGGGGCACTCCGCAGGCCCGTTCCCACACCAGGTCGATGTGGCGCAGGTGGCCGAGCTCGCCGGCCAGACCGGCCAGTGCCCGCACGTCCGCGCGGTATCGGCACGCACTTCCGGCCAGCAACGGGACGCCGCCTGCCCGCTCGGCCGCGGCCAGCCTGTCCGCCTCCGCGCTCGAGAGGCAGACCGGCTTCTCCACGAAGGTGGCGAGACCTCGGGTGAGAAGACGTCGCGCGAGCGCCGCGTGCAGGTGGTTGGGCGAGGCGACCAACGCGAGGTCGGCGTCCTCGGCCCGCAGCGCGTCGACGTCGCCGAAGGCCGGACGGCCGGTCGCCGCGGTGAACGCCTCCCGCCTGGCCGGATCCGGATCGACCGCGGCCACTACCTCGTAGTCACCGTTTGCCATCAGACGAGGAAGCCAGATCTCTCGGCCGGACCACCCGAACCCGACCAGTACGGTGCGGATCCTCATCCGGCGGCCACCTGGTCGGCCACGATGGCGGCGGTGTCGGTGAGAGCCTGCTCCGACGCGAGCAGGGTGCGGTGGTGCAGCCAGACGCAGTCCTGGCTGATCGCGTCGGCGTTGGGGCACCGCTTGGCGACCGCGTCGACGGACTCCTCGGGTGCGCCGGTCTCCCAGAACGCCGCGGTGCGGTAGATGGCGCGGAAGCCCGCGAACGCCGGGATCCCCGCGTCGACCAGGCGATCGACGAGGAGGTTGCGACGCTCCTCCGACCAGCCGGGAAGCCGGAACATCGCCATGTAGTGCGGATTCCGGTCGGCCCGCGCATCACCGCCCTGCGGCCGGACGCCGGGGATCTGGGCCAAGAGCTGCGACAGCAACCGCCACCGCTGCTCGCGCAGCTCGATCTGGCCGTCGAGGCGGCCCAGCTGAGCGCGCAGGACGGCGGCCGAGAACTCGTTCATCCGCATGTTGGTGCCGGCCACCTGGTGGTGATAGTTGCGGTCGGTGCGCGGCCGGCCGCAGGAGTGATGCAGGAATGCCTTCTCGTAGTCGTCCGGGTCCAAGAACAGCACCGCGCCGCCCTCGCCCGCGGTCATCAGCTTGCCGTTCTGGAAGCTGAACGCCGCGATCGAGCCCAGCTCGCCCACGCGCTTGCCCCGCCACCGGGCACCGTGCGCGTGGGCCGCGTCCTGAAGGATCCGGACGCCGGCATCGGAGGCGAGCTTGTCCAGTG
Coding sequences within it:
- a CDS encoding DegT/DnrJ/EryC1/StrS family aminotransferase, which gives rise to MSPRPRPTFPDWPQFDDTERRALDRALSQGQWWRMGGSEVDSFEREFAGYHGAHHALAVTNGTHALELALQVLGAGPGTEVIVPAFTFISSSQAAQRIGAVAVPVDVDPETYNIDATATAEAITPRTRVIMPVHMAGLMADMDALDKLASDAGVRILQDAAHAHGARWRGKRVGELGSIAAFSFQNGKLMTAGEGGAVLFLDPDDYEKAFLHHSCGRPRTDRNYHHQVAGTNMRMNEFSAAVLRAQLGRLDGQIELREQRWRLLSQLLAQIPGVRPQGGDARADRNPHYMAMFRLPGWSEERRNLLVDRLVDAGIPAFAGFRAIYRTAAFWETGAPEESVDAVAKRCPNADAISQDCVWLHHRTLLASEQALTDTAAIVADQVAAG
- a CDS encoding Gfo/Idh/MocA family protein, encoding MRIRTVLVGFGWSGREIWLPRLMANGDYEVVAAVDPDPARREAFTAATGRPAFGDVDALRAEDADLALVASPNHLHAALARRLLTRGLATFVEKPVCLSSAEADRLAAAERAGGVPLLAGSACRYRADVRALAGLAGELGHLRHIDLVWERACGVPRSQGWFTSRAEAGGGVLFDLGWHLLDVLETVAGPLAFVQAAASTSYDHVNDPRWTAAWRHDQPVPELDADVEDTVRGFLVTGSGLSVGLRASWATHAASHDVTEIRIEGSDDTAMLRSTFGFSPNREPRPRLSVVRRGRTSEITVPTEPIGAEYSRQLDDIRDHLADPSACGSAIAGVRRIVGTIEALYAASATPLLPAGPVMTAAAT